A part of Myxococcales bacterium genomic DNA contains:
- a CDS encoding F0F1 ATP synthase subunit delta: MLIDWFTVTAQIFNFLFLVWLLKHFLYKPILSAIDQREKKISETISDAQNKKIAAQKEIDNYQNKNKALNQRSKELLQQASDDAQEKATKIIDAAHQKAHELEQKQEEKLRNIVLSFNSEMYRKTTEEIFLTTQKVLHDMSSITMEHAMLDAFLTFTKKMKPSDKNEFKSTLNTSKATLRSALPMSDQKISELKKVLEEIFAIKFEMLYEVKPELICGIELLSNGQKISWNISDYLSSMEQNLNTIVQKNIEDSTSPVIIPQIQS; this comes from the coding sequence ATGCTCATCGACTGGTTTACGGTGACTGCCCAAATATTTAATTTCTTGTTTTTAGTGTGGCTTTTAAAACACTTTCTCTATAAGCCCATACTTTCAGCTATTGATCAAAGAGAGAAAAAAATTTCTGAAACAATTTCCGATGCACAGAATAAAAAAATTGCCGCACAAAAAGAAATTGATAATTATCAGAACAAAAATAAAGCTCTCAATCAAAGGAGCAAGGAACTCCTTCAACAAGCTTCAGATGATGCCCAAGAAAAAGCTACCAAAATAATCGATGCAGCTCACCAAAAAGCACATGAGTTGGAACAAAAACAGGAAGAAAAACTAAGAAATATTGTCTTAAGTTTTAATTCGGAAATGTATCGAAAAACTACAGAAGAAATATTTTTGACCACACAAAAAGTTTTACACGACATGTCAAGCATTACAATGGAACATGCCATGCTTGATGCTTTCCTAACATTTACAAAAAAAATGAAACCAAGCGATAAGAATGAATTTAAAAGCACATTAAATACATCCAAAGCTACTCTTCGCAGTGCTTTACCAATGTCTGATCAGAAAATTTCTGAACTTAAAAAAGTATTAGAAGAAATTTTCGCTATAAAATTTGAAATGCTCTACGAAGTTAAACCAGAACTCATATGCGGCATAGAATTACTTAGCAATGGACAAAAAATTTCATGGAATATTTCTGATTATCTTTCATCAATGGAACAAAACTTGAATACAATTGTGCAAAAAAATATAGAGGACAGCACATCTCCTGTCATCATACCCCAGATACAAAGTTGA
- a CDS encoding F0F1 ATP synthase subunit C, translating to MDSTTVIAIVSITIAGLTTSFGAIGPALAEGKAVYAALTSLAQQPDASSTITRTLFVGLAMIESTAIYCFVISMILIFANPFWNHILSQASGN from the coding sequence ATGGATAGCACAACAGTTATTGCGATTGTATCCATTACCATAGCAGGACTCACAACAAGCTTCGGGGCAATTGGACCTGCATTAGCTGAGGGAAAAGCTGTGTACGCTGCTCTTACCTCACTAGCCCAACAACCAGATGCATCGAGTACGATCACTCGTACATTATTTGTTGGATTAGCCATGATTGAGTCTACAGCTATCTATTGTTTTGTGATTTCAATGATTCTTATTTTTGCTAATCCATTTTGGAATCATATACTTTCACAAGCTTCAGGAAATTAA
- a CDS encoding F0F1 ATP synthase subunit A — MRISPDQWTVCQYEFIKINSTIIFSWLIMFFLTIGSIAITRKLSTSLHRSRWQNLLEIIVLAMKKQIYEVGLSPSLNYLSFIGTLFLFIVTSALLTIFPGYEPPTASLSTTAALALCVFIAVPFFGIREQGLFGYLKSYLKPTFLMMPFNIISEFSRTLALAVRLFGNMMSGTVIIAILLSITPLFFPIIMELLGLLTGMVQAYIFSILATVYIAAAVRSKNSNEDI, encoded by the coding sequence ATGCGCATTAGCCCTGATCAGTGGACAGTGTGTCAGTATGAGTTTATAAAAATTAATTCCACTATTATTTTTTCATGGTTAATAATGTTTTTTTTAACCATCGGATCTATAGCAATAACTCGCAAGCTTTCTACTTCGTTACATCGTTCTCGTTGGCAAAATTTGCTAGAAATAATTGTTCTTGCCATGAAAAAACAGATTTATGAGGTGGGACTATCTCCTTCGCTCAACTACTTAAGCTTTATCGGAACATTATTTTTATTTATCGTAACTTCAGCTCTTTTGACTATTTTCCCGGGCTACGAACCTCCCACAGCTTCTCTTTCCACCACAGCAGCGCTCGCTTTATGCGTGTTTATCGCTGTTCCATTTTTCGGCATCAGAGAGCAAGGTCTCTTTGGCTACCTAAAATCTTACCTAAAACCAACCTTCCTGATGATGCCTTTCAATATCATCAGTGAATTTTCTCGCACTTTAGCTTTGGCCGTACGTCTATTCGGAAATATGATGAGCGGAACAGTAATAATTGCTATTTTACTTTCAATAACACCATTATTCTTTCCCATAATTATGGAGCTACTAGGACTTCTTACCGGCATGGTTCAGGCATATATTTTTAGCATTTTGGCTACTGTCTACATTGCAGCAGCAGTTCGTTCAAAAAATTCTAACGAGGATATTTAA
- a CDS encoding ATP synthase subunit I encodes MMKIEISSLILSLSAGFFIGVFFFGGLWWTLKKIISSKRAFFWHLGSSLLRLGLALTGFYFVGQGNWINLILCLIGFIGARFAVTQCLKESINAH; translated from the coding sequence ATGATGAAGATTGAAATCAGCTCATTAATTTTGAGCTTAAGCGCAGGTTTCTTTATCGGAGTATTTTTTTTTGGGGGATTATGGTGGACTCTCAAAAAAATAATTTCATCTAAGCGTGCTTTTTTTTGGCATTTGGGAAGCTCTCTTTTACGCTTGGGTTTGGCTTTAACTGGGTTTTACTTTGTTGGTCAGGGGAATTGGATCAATCTGATTCTATGTCTAATAGGATTTATAGGCGCGCGCTTTGCTGTAACGCAGTGTCTCAAGGAGAGCATCAATGCGCATTAG
- a CDS encoding AtpZ/AtpI family protein, with protein sequence MNKLSDKDNKGESEFSKKIQASSKRKLRAKKHSKNVVWFGLGMMGIIGWSIAIPTLIGAFIGIWLDNKYPTKHSWTLTLLVVGLVFGCFNAWHWVKREEKEITKEEKDDED encoded by the coding sequence ATGAATAAATTATCCGACAAAGACAACAAAGGAGAGAGTGAATTTAGCAAAAAAATACAGGCTTCTTCCAAGCGCAAATTGCGTGCAAAAAAGCATTCCAAAAATGTCGTATGGTTTGGTCTCGGTATGATGGGAATAATAGGATGGTCTATAGCCATTCCAACTTTAATCGGGGCTTTCATCGGAATCTGGCTCGATAATAAATATCCGACAAAGCATTCATGGACACTGACTCTTTTGGTCGTAGGCCTGGTCTTTGGATGCTTTAATGCGTGGCACTGGGTAAAAAGAGAGGAAAAAGAAATCACCAAGGAAGAAAAAGATGATGAAGATTGA
- a CDS encoding F0F1 ATP synthase subunit epsilon, translated as MLDSSLITLSILLPFGVFLKKNEVLCITAVSQQGSLGILPHRLDCTTALVPSIITFQAKNEKESFVAIDEGIFIKTGSNVLICVRNAIVGASLSQLKDTIEKEFLSLNENERQLRSVISKMESSLIHRFTELRHE; from the coding sequence ATGCTTGATTCTTCGTTAATCACACTTTCAATACTCTTGCCTTTCGGAGTTTTTCTAAAAAAAAACGAAGTACTATGCATTACTGCTGTATCTCAGCAAGGGTCACTTGGAATTTTACCTCACAGACTTGATTGTACTACAGCGTTGGTACCGAGTATTATCACTTTTCAAGCAAAAAATGAAAAAGAAAGCTTTGTTGCAATTGATGAGGGCATTTTCATTAAGACCGGATCAAATGTGCTCATCTGCGTGAGAAATGCCATAGTCGGAGCAAGTCTTAGTCAACTAAAAGATACAATAGAAAAAGAATTTTTAAGCCTGAACGAAAACGAAAGACAGTTACGTTCAGTAATATCAAAAATGGAGTCGAGCCTCATACATCGATTCACAGAGCTAAGACATGAATAA
- a CDS encoding F0F1 ATP synthase subunit beta encodes MNYIETNGTIIAVRNGVVDVHFENNLPPVYSLLSSGSKDQVLIEVLSQQNEHYVRGISLTSTAGLARGMKVKNINTTLTVPVGPQVLSRMFDVFGNTIDKKEKLNQLKRRSVHRAPPDLIQRSTHSEVFQTGIKIIDVLMPLERGGKAGLFGGAGVGKTVLLTEMIHNMISHQNGISIFCGIGERCREGAELYQDMKTAGVLDKMVMFFGQMNEPPGNRFRIGHAALTMAEYFRDDEHQDVLLLIDNIFRFIQAGMEVSGLMGQMPSRLGYQPTMNTELSQLEERIANTSTGAITSIQAVYVPADDFTDPAAVHTFSHLSASIVLSRKRAGEGFYPAIDPLRSSSKMCTAAIVGDRHYQLAQKIRHTLAEYQDLKDIIAMLGLEQLSNEERKIVDRARKLERFFTQPFFVSEAFNGIKGKLVSLNDALDGCERILNDEYKDYPESALYMIGTISEAPNPHESNKENNNHA; translated from the coding sequence ATGAACTATATTGAAACAAATGGAACAATAATTGCTGTAAGAAACGGAGTGGTAGATGTTCATTTTGAAAACAACTTGCCTCCCGTTTATTCCTTGCTTAGTTCCGGTAGCAAAGACCAAGTTTTAATTGAAGTTCTTTCACAACAAAATGAACATTATGTTCGCGGTATTTCTCTTACCTCCACAGCTGGACTAGCTCGAGGAATGAAGGTCAAGAATATAAATACGACCTTAACTGTTCCGGTTGGTCCCCAAGTTCTTTCCCGTATGTTTGATGTCTTTGGAAATACTATCGATAAAAAAGAAAAGCTAAACCAACTAAAAAGGCGTTCAGTTCATAGAGCTCCACCAGATTTAATTCAACGTTCTACACATTCCGAAGTTTTTCAAACCGGCATTAAAATTATAGACGTGCTGATGCCATTAGAACGAGGAGGAAAAGCTGGGCTATTTGGCGGGGCGGGCGTTGGGAAAACTGTGCTTCTTACTGAAATGATTCACAATATGATCAGCCATCAGAACGGTATAAGCATATTTTGTGGAATCGGTGAGCGATGTCGAGAAGGAGCAGAGCTCTACCAAGATATGAAAACCGCTGGTGTTTTAGACAAGATGGTGATGTTTTTTGGGCAAATGAATGAGCCCCCGGGAAATCGCTTTCGCATTGGACATGCAGCACTAACCATGGCTGAATATTTCCGTGACGATGAACACCAAGATGTACTCTTACTTATCGATAATATTTTTCGATTTATTCAGGCTGGCATGGAAGTTTCTGGATTGATGGGACAAATGCCTTCACGCTTGGGATACCAACCTACCATGAACACGGAATTATCTCAGCTTGAAGAACGAATTGCCAACACATCAACAGGAGCAATCACATCTATTCAGGCTGTTTATGTGCCCGCCGATGACTTTACCGATCCTGCTGCAGTGCATACTTTTTCTCATCTTTCTGCATCGATCGTGCTGTCAAGAAAAAGAGCTGGTGAAGGTTTCTATCCTGCTATTGATCCACTACGTTCGAGTTCAAAAATGTGCACGGCTGCCATTGTGGGCGATCGTCATTATCAACTCGCTCAAAAAATTCGCCACACGCTCGCTGAATACCAGGATCTAAAGGACATAATCGCCATGCTCGGCCTTGAACAATTATCCAATGAAGAACGAAAAATAGTGGACCGCGCTCGAAAACTTGAACGTTTTTTTACCCAACCATTTTTTGTTAGCGAAGCATTCAACGGAATCAAAGGGAAATTGGTCAGCCTAAACGATGCTCTCGATGGGTGCGAAAGAATTTTAAATGACGAATATAAAGATTACCCAGAAAGTGCTCTTTATATGATCGGAACTATAAGTGAAGCCCCAAATCCACACGAATCAAACAAGGAAAATAACAACCATGCTTGA
- a CDS encoding betaine/proline/choline family ABC transporter ATP-binding protein (Members of the family are the ATP-binding subunit of ABC transporters for substrates such as betaine, L-proline or other amino acids, choline, carnitine, etc. The substrate specificity is best determined from the substrate-binding subunit, rather than this subunit, as it interacts with the permease subunit and not with substrate directly.), translating to MSQPKLALQKVWKIFGPSPKSPPWQKEGVDFIARKKSVIALKNINLSINSGEFFVVIGLSGSGKSTLLRCLNALYQPTFGRIYFQGLDLAQLKPAQMQEILGKKIAMVFQHFALLPHRTILDNAAFGLEIKKVSKDKRIKIAKEYLDIMGLAPYFNLYPHQLSGGMKQRVGIARALAVEPEVLLMDEPFSALDPIIRKQLQDELINIQKELNKTIVFITHDLLEALRLSDRLAIMKGGEIVQSGSPKDILHKPADDYVSSFVQTLENKWLSELLPKEKVLSS from the coding sequence ATGTCTCAACCAAAACTGGCTTTGCAGAAGGTTTGGAAAATTTTTGGTCCATCACCAAAGAGTCCCCCTTGGCAAAAAGAAGGTGTAGATTTTATTGCTAGAAAAAAATCGGTGATAGCTTTAAAAAATATAAATCTTTCAATCAACTCTGGTGAATTTTTTGTTGTTATCGGATTATCTGGCAGCGGAAAGTCAACTCTGCTTCGCTGTTTAAACGCACTTTATCAACCAACTTTTGGCCGTATATATTTTCAAGGATTAGATCTTGCTCAACTTAAGCCCGCCCAGATGCAAGAAATTTTAGGGAAAAAAATTGCCATGGTATTTCAGCATTTTGCTTTGCTCCCCCATAGAACAATTCTTGATAACGCAGCATTTGGCCTAGAAATAAAAAAAGTTAGCAAAGATAAAAGAATAAAAATAGCCAAAGAATATTTAGATATTATGGGGCTTGCTCCTTATTTTAATCTCTACCCACATCAATTGAGTGGAGGAATGAAGCAGCGAGTGGGAATAGCTCGTGCTTTGGCGGTAGAGCCTGAGGTTTTGCTGATGGACGAACCTTTCAGCGCTCTCGATCCAATTATTCGTAAACAGTTACAAGATGAGCTGATCAATATTCAAAAAGAGCTCAACAAGACTATTGTTTTCATCACCCACGATCTTTTGGAAGCGCTTAGGCTAAGCGATAGATTAGCAATTATGAAAGGTGGAGAAATAGTCCAAAGTGGAAGCCCTAAGGATATCTTGCATAAGCCTGCAGACGATTATGTCTCATCCTTTGTGCAAACCTTGGAAAATAAATGGTTGTCCGAACTGCTGCCTAAGGAAAAAGTATTGAGCTCTTAA
- a CDS encoding ABC transporter permease subunit, whose amino-acid sequence MEQLTFESAIEAGIFWLTRNLSSFFNSITSLTDSIFETVNGILLVVPWYGVVALVALCAYFLKGVQLAIVSGLMLVFVQTLNFWLEGIATLSMIIIAVSISIMFGLPLGIFAAKSDGFDKILRPILDAMQTIPTFVYLIPAVMFFGIGNVPGIMATVVFAMPTMIRLSNLAIRQVPKPVVEAAQAFGASPWQILLKVELPVALPTFITAITQTVMMTLSMVVTASMIGADGLGKPVLIAIQRVDVGLGAKAGLCVLAIAILLDRLLRALVQKQKFVA is encoded by the coding sequence ATGGAACAACTTACATTTGAAAGTGCCATTGAGGCAGGTATTTTTTGGCTGACTAGAAATCTTTCGAGTTTTTTTAATTCTATTACTAGTCTCACCGATAGTATTTTTGAGACCGTAAATGGCATATTGCTTGTGGTTCCTTGGTATGGCGTTGTCGCTTTGGTTGCTCTATGTGCCTACTTTTTGAAAGGAGTGCAGCTCGCTATTGTGAGCGGATTAATGCTTGTGTTTGTTCAAACACTCAATTTTTGGCTGGAAGGAATTGCTACTCTTTCCATGATCATCATAGCGGTCAGTATATCGATTATGTTTGGTTTACCTTTGGGAATTTTTGCAGCAAAAAGCGATGGCTTTGATAAAATTTTGAGACCCATACTCGATGCTATGCAAACTATACCAACTTTTGTTTATTTGATCCCTGCCGTTATGTTTTTTGGAATAGGAAATGTCCCAGGAATAATGGCGACTGTCGTATTTGCCATGCCCACCATGATTCGTCTGAGCAATTTGGCCATCAGACAAGTTCCCAAACCGGTCGTTGAAGCAGCTCAAGCCTTTGGAGCGAGCCCATGGCAAATTCTTTTAAAAGTAGAGTTGCCTGTTGCACTACCTACATTTATTACTGCCATCACTCAGACGGTGATGATGACATTATCGATGGTGGTGACAGCTTCTATGATCGGAGCTGATGGTTTGGGAAAACCTGTTTTGATCGCTATTCAGCGTGTAGATGTGGGCTTAGGCGCCAAGGCAGGTCTTTGCGTTTTAGCTATTGCAATTTTATTGGATCGGCTCTTGCGTGCACTGGTACAAAAACAAAAATTTGTGGCGTAA
- a CDS encoding chloride channel protein codes for MRLKNLAFYLARRPVLQVVPYWLAATLVGLLAVLYANVFDLCCSIVLEIFSSNQYLLLALSPVCFFLAWFLVKKFAPHAAGSGIPQVMAAIECGSTHQNRFVKKVLGLKTALIKIASSLLCILGGGAIGREGPTIQISATIFYFLGTKANKIWPGLSHRPFIVAGGAAGVAAAFNTPLGGIIFAIEELMTAHFHNIKTVLIFAVLVAGLIAQWIMGPYLYFGFPSVAPVTFSAVPLALLVGALGGFFGALFGHLLLVITHKKSQKLKKSSSAALFALASGVVIAIIAIVFGSTCIGPGKQIITGFLFHEQTATWGMIIGRFISSIVSYISGCAGGIFAPSLAIGGALGSKLAQLAHSPDTNLMVLLGMIAFLTGVTRAPFTAFVLVLEMTDRHSAITLMMLSAVCAYGSSRIFGAHSFYDHAKAWLLEETSERGPKLLPQKDQKSPAMLIKKNS; via the coding sequence ATGCGCTTAAAAAATCTGGCATTCTATTTAGCCAGACGTCCCGTTTTGCAAGTTGTTCCCTATTGGCTTGCTGCTACCTTGGTCGGGCTCTTGGCTGTTTTATACGCAAATGTATTTGATCTTTGTTGCTCAATTGTTTTAGAAATTTTTTCGAGCAATCAATATCTGCTGCTTGCCTTATCACCAGTGTGTTTTTTTCTGGCTTGGTTTTTGGTTAAAAAATTTGCTCCTCATGCTGCAGGAAGCGGAATTCCACAGGTGATGGCTGCCATAGAATGCGGCTCTACGCATCAAAACCGTTTTGTAAAAAAAGTTTTAGGCCTGAAAACTGCTCTCATAAAAATTGCAAGTTCTCTTCTTTGTATCTTAGGAGGCGGTGCCATTGGTCGAGAAGGACCAACAATTCAGATATCGGCTACAATTTTTTATTTTTTAGGTACAAAGGCCAATAAGATATGGCCAGGACTCAGCCATCGTCCTTTCATAGTAGCTGGAGGTGCTGCAGGGGTAGCTGCAGCATTCAATACTCCGCTTGGCGGAATTATTTTTGCTATCGAAGAGCTCATGACCGCTCACTTTCACAATATTAAAACAGTGTTGATTTTTGCCGTTCTTGTGGCAGGACTCATAGCCCAATGGATTATGGGTCCTTATTTATATTTTGGTTTTCCAAGCGTGGCACCAGTGACTTTTTCTGCTGTACCTTTAGCGCTTTTGGTCGGCGCTCTCGGCGGATTTTTTGGAGCACTGTTTGGACATTTGCTTTTAGTTATCACACATAAAAAATCACAAAAATTAAAAAAGAGTTCTTCTGCGGCGCTTTTCGCTCTGGCATCTGGGGTGGTCATTGCTATTATCGCTATCGTTTTTGGATCTACATGCATTGGTCCTGGCAAGCAAATCATCACTGGTTTTCTTTTTCATGAACAAACAGCCACGTGGGGAATGATAATCGGACGTTTTATTTCGAGTATTGTGTCCTACATTTCAGGTTGTGCTGGTGGAATTTTTGCGCCTTCCCTCGCTATAGGTGGAGCTCTTGGCTCCAAACTTGCCCAGCTTGCGCATTCACCCGACACCAATCTGATGGTGCTTCTCGGCATGATCGCTTTTTTAACAGGCGTCACTCGAGCACCTTTTACAGCTTTTGTACTGGTTCTAGAGATGACCGACCGTCACTCAGCTATCACGCTCATGATGCTCTCTGCAGTGTGCGCTTATGGATCTTCGCGAATATTTGGAGCGCACTCATTTTATGATCACGCTAAAGCTTGGCTCTTGGAAGAAACTTCAGAAAGAGGACCAAAACTTCTCCCTCAAAAGGATCAAAAAAGCCCAGCCATGCTCATCAAAAAAAATTCCTAG
- a CDS encoding MBL fold metallo-hydrolase yields the protein MKLSFHGADRSVTGSCHLIECGSKRILIDCGLYQGSKELDQENSTPLGFDPATIDFLLLTHAHLDHCGRIPLLVKQGFKGEIIATWASKELARIVLLDAAHLHEEDAYYRNKKANSRGESADAVPLYTTLDALNSLEYFGRHAHFNEALALADGIKAFFLDAGHILGAASILLELKEKEKKRRILFSGDIGNKDRPLLKNPQTAQVDIVVMESTYGNRNHKCLDDSIDDLYKIVSDTFKRGGNVIIPTFALERAQELLYFLREGLETKKLAVHPKVFLDSPMAISATQIFEHHPECFNQKIKQLFHQGIDPFLLPDLNFTRETADSIAINEIKNGAIIMAGSGMCTGGRIRHHLRNNIARKECSILFVGYAAIGTLARYIIDGHKSVKLFGDELSIEAQIHTISGFSAHADQEELINWHRSTSAKKTFLVHGDEDAMKELALKLNSTTLEMPKLGEVFDL from the coding sequence ATGAAGCTTTCTTTTCACGGTGCAGATAGAAGTGTTACTGGATCTTGTCATCTTATTGAATGTGGTAGTAAGCGCATACTGATAGATTGTGGACTTTATCAAGGAAGCAAAGAACTCGATCAAGAAAATTCAACACCTTTGGGCTTTGATCCCGCTACAATAGATTTTTTACTGCTGACCCATGCTCACTTGGATCATTGTGGCCGTATTCCTCTGCTTGTAAAACAAGGTTTTAAGGGAGAGATTATTGCCACGTGGGCATCTAAGGAACTCGCTCGCATTGTGTTACTTGATGCTGCACATCTTCATGAAGAAGACGCATATTACAGAAATAAAAAAGCCAACTCCCGTGGTGAGTCAGCCGATGCAGTTCCTCTTTACACTACTCTTGATGCGTTGAATTCACTTGAATATTTTGGGCGACATGCACACTTTAACGAAGCTCTTGCTTTGGCCGATGGAATCAAAGCTTTCTTTTTGGATGCAGGACATATTTTGGGTGCTGCCAGCATTTTGTTAGAGCTCAAAGAAAAAGAAAAAAAACGCCGCATACTATTTTCTGGTGACATTGGTAACAAAGATAGACCTTTACTAAAAAATCCCCAGACCGCTCAAGTGGATATTGTTGTGATGGAAAGCACATATGGCAACAGAAATCATAAGTGCTTAGACGACTCAATAGATGACTTGTACAAGATCGTGAGCGATACCTTTAAAAGAGGTGGTAATGTTATCATTCCCACTTTTGCTCTAGAACGCGCACAAGAGCTTCTTTATTTTCTTAGAGAAGGATTAGAAACGAAGAAATTGGCGGTTCATCCAAAAGTGTTTCTTGACTCTCCTATGGCTATTTCTGCAACACAGATTTTTGAACATCATCCGGAGTGTTTTAATCAAAAAATAAAACAATTATTTCATCAAGGAATCGATCCGTTTTTGCTTCCAGATCTTAATTTTACGAGAGAAACAGCAGACTCTATTGCCATCAATGAAATTAAAAATGGCGCCATAATTATGGCAGGATCGGGCATGTGCACTGGAGGTCGTATACGACACCACTTGAGAAATAATATCGCACGAAAAGAATGCAGCATTTTATTTGTGGGATATGCAGCCATAGGAACACTCGCTCGTTATATTATTGATGGTCACAAGTCGGTAAAATTATTTGGTGATGAGCTTAGTATTGAGGCCCAAATTCATACAATCAGCGGGTTTTCTGCCCATGCTGATCAAGAAGAACTTATCAACTGGCATAGGAGCACTTCGGCCAAAAAAACTTTTTTGGTTCACGGTGACGAAGATGCAATGAAAGAGTTGGCGCTAAAATTGAATTCCACCACCTTAGAAATGCCCAAGCTTGGAGAAGTTTTTGATCTTTAA
- a CDS encoding SAM-dependent methyltransferase produces the protein MKHISLKSTYENFYTSQKKISDQLPSVLKKYQVNSFLKPIPLHQQAPLALIKSFIAKKNRPLILDSCCGTGLSTKNLAHLYSDHIVIGIDKSQARLSRAPSLPSNCLLVRADIVDMWRLLLAERIIFDKHFMFYPNPWPKSGHLKRRFYAHPSFLHMLKLAPYFELRSNWKIFIDEAKLAFEFHGLKVCEQEYEISTPISLFEKKYQESQCCVYQLKAQNPLQQKN, from the coding sequence ATGAAACATATTTCCCTAAAATCAACTTATGAAAATTTTTATACGAGCCAAAAAAAAATCTCTGATCAACTGCCCAGTGTACTCAAAAAATACCAAGTAAATTCTTTCTTAAAGCCAATCCCCTTGCATCAACAAGCTCCCTTGGCTCTTATTAAATCCTTTATCGCCAAAAAAAATCGCCCGCTTATCCTTGATTCTTGCTGTGGTACAGGGCTGAGTACAAAAAATCTTGCTCACCTTTACTCCGACCACATTGTTATCGGCATTGATAAATCTCAAGCCCGCTTAAGCAGGGCACCTTCTCTTCCCAGTAACTGCCTGCTTGTACGAGCAGATATAGTCGATATGTGGCGTCTTTTGCTTGCTGAAAGAATTATTTTTGATAAGCATTTTATGTTTTATCCTAATCCCTGGCCCAAAAGCGGGCATCTCAAACGAAGGTTTTATGCTCATCCAAGCTTTTTGCACATGCTTAAACTGGCACCTTATTTTGAGCTGCGCAGCAATTGGAAAATTTTTATCGATGAAGCTAAACTTGCCTTTGAATTCCATGGCTTGAAAGTTTGTGAACAAGAGTATGAAATTAGCACTCCCATCAGCCTTTTCGAAAAAAAATATCAAGAATCTCAATGTTGCGTCTATCAGCTGAAGGCTCAGAATCCCTTACAACAAAAAAATTAG
- a CDS encoding EAL domain-containing protein: MDCKIAYVTKELPSPKKFNGAAIYWFHEIEALYAFLLGDSLDIVFLDHSVVADTRSFAPKYQKLISEMHPHIKFEIVKPELLMGTRSSSHHYFPLLKTMFKNGELQNFFQPIVMGTQKDHKIIGYECLTRVRFNNHQFAPDFLFNYAQEKQELTKYDRICLSQALSLAPKIDSLLIFVNVRPQTLTSTNFYPWLKEELKKNNLDPNRVVVEITEQHCTISEYEIEQQCQILKNMGVKIALDDFGSGISNLSLLEITKPDILKISGRFIKGAQNSEIKQKIIKNVHALAQSFAIQAVVENVETEQEWLEVLNLGLSLAQGFYFYRPLDKAGLEKALMKAK, encoded by the coding sequence GTGGACTGCAAAATAGCTTATGTCACTAAGGAGCTTCCTAGCCCAAAAAAGTTTAATGGCGCTGCTATTTATTGGTTTCATGAAATCGAAGCGCTCTACGCTTTTTTGTTAGGAGATTCACTTGATATCGTGTTCTTAGATCACAGTGTTGTCGCTGATACTCGCTCTTTTGCTCCAAAATATCAAAAACTCATAAGTGAGATGCACCCTCACATCAAGTTTGAAATAGTTAAGCCAGAGCTCTTGATGGGCACACGCTCAAGCTCACATCACTACTTTCCTTTGCTCAAAACCATGTTCAAGAATGGGGAGCTACAGAATTTTTTTCAGCCTATCGTAATGGGCACTCAAAAAGATCATAAAATTATCGGCTACGAGTGTTTGACGCGTGTTCGTTTTAACAATCATCAATTTGCGCCAGATTTTTTATTTAACTACGCTCAAGAAAAGCAAGAGTTGACAAAATACGATCGAATTTGTCTATCCCAAGCCTTAAGCCTTGCTCCTAAAATCGATAGTCTTTTGATATTTGTCAATGTTCGTCCGCAGACTCTTACGAGCACTAATTTTTATCCGTGGCTCAAAGAAGAGTTGAAAAAGAATAACCTAGATCCCAATCGCGTAGTTGTGGAAATAACCGAACAGCATTGCACAATTTCTGAATACGAAATTGAGCAGCAATGTCAAATACTTAAAAATATGGGCGTTAAAATAGCGCTTGATGATTTTGGTTCTGGTATTTCGAACCTGAGTCTTTTGGAAATTACCAAGCCAGATATTTTAAAAATATCTGGTCGCTTCATTAAAGGAGCGCAAAACAGTGAGATTAAGCAAAAGATTATCAAAAATGTTCATGCTCTTGCTCAATCATTTGCAATTCAGGCTGTGGTAGAAAATGTCGAGACCGAACAAGAATGGCTCGAAGTTTTAAATTTAGGGCTGAGTCTCGCCCAGGGTTTTTATTTTTACCGTCCTTTAGATAAGGCGGGTTTAGAAAAAGCACTCATGAAAGCAAAATAA